A window of the Microbacterium sp. LWH13-1.2 genome harbors these coding sequences:
- the murJ gene encoding murein biosynthesis integral membrane protein MurJ — MSSLGRASAVIAAGTMVSRVTGLLRSIVLVGVLGSISQAADAFTVANQLPNSVFQLISVGVLTAVIVPQIVKATAKPDGGGAFISKMFTLGVVVLLICTAIAMIAAPGLVWLATSDKQEDLRALATALAYWCLPQILFYGIYALLGETLNARRIFGPFTWAPVVNNVVSIAGFLALGALFGNVPTRAAAWTPEMTAMLGGTATLGIVLQALVLLIFWRRTGLSLRPDFRWRGAGLGTVGRLAGWTLLMALAGIAAGFFQTSIATAVSGTDASTTVMANAWLVFMLPYSVIVLSIGTPYFTQISEHAAAGRDDEVRADISRSIRTLVFFIMAAIAAVAAATLPASRVFTRSIDETFAAAPVLIAYLVGLLPLTILFIVQRTFYAYDDTRTPFWFTILQCTLVVGTALLASFLYTADVLPASLLAAAVALGQSIASTVQTVLAIWLLHRKIGGLQIGSWMLSIGRFVLAAIPAAAAGWGVFLLMGGDEGWTLRSQLFGALGTCIIGAAVVVVYIGILALLRAPELKVAGSMLRRFLPGR; from the coding sequence ATGAGTAGTCTCGGCCGCGCGAGCGCCGTCATCGCCGCCGGCACCATGGTGTCGCGGGTCACCGGGTTGTTGCGCAGCATCGTCCTGGTCGGTGTGCTCGGCTCGATCTCGCAGGCGGCGGACGCTTTCACGGTGGCCAATCAGCTCCCGAACAGCGTCTTCCAGCTCATCTCCGTCGGTGTGCTGACCGCGGTGATCGTTCCGCAGATCGTCAAGGCCACGGCCAAACCCGACGGCGGTGGGGCGTTCATCTCGAAGATGTTCACCCTGGGCGTCGTGGTGCTGCTCATCTGCACCGCCATCGCGATGATCGCGGCTCCTGGTCTGGTGTGGCTCGCCACATCAGACAAGCAGGAGGATCTGCGGGCCCTCGCGACCGCCTTGGCCTATTGGTGCCTTCCGCAGATCCTCTTCTACGGCATCTACGCGCTCCTGGGCGAGACTCTCAACGCCCGTCGAATCTTCGGCCCGTTCACCTGGGCCCCCGTCGTCAACAACGTCGTCTCCATCGCCGGTTTCCTGGCACTCGGCGCACTGTTCGGCAACGTGCCCACGAGAGCGGCTGCCTGGACCCCCGAGATGACGGCGATGCTCGGAGGCACGGCGACCCTCGGTATCGTCCTCCAGGCGCTCGTCCTGCTGATCTTCTGGCGACGCACCGGTCTGTCGCTGCGCCCCGACTTCCGCTGGCGCGGCGCGGGGCTCGGAACGGTCGGGCGACTCGCGGGCTGGACCCTGCTGATGGCGTTGGCCGGCATCGCTGCGGGGTTCTTCCAGACCAGCATCGCGACGGCCGTGTCGGGCACCGATGCCTCGACGACCGTGATGGCGAATGCGTGGCTCGTCTTCATGCTCCCGTATTCGGTCATCGTGCTCTCGATCGGCACCCCGTACTTCACGCAGATCAGTGAGCACGCGGCGGCCGGACGCGACGACGAGGTGCGCGCGGACATCAGCCGCAGCATCCGGACGCTCGTGTTCTTCATCATGGCCGCGATCGCTGCGGTGGCGGCGGCGACCCTTCCGGCGTCTCGGGTGTTCACGAGGTCTATCGATGAGACGTTCGCGGCGGCACCGGTGCTGATCGCCTACCTCGTCGGGCTCCTGCCGCTGACGATCCTGTTCATCGTGCAGCGGACGTTCTACGCCTACGACGACACCCGAACGCCGTTCTGGTTCACGATCCTCCAGTGCACCCTCGTCGTCGGAACGGCCCTGCTGGCCTCGTTCCTGTACACCGCCGATGTACTCCCGGCCAGCCTCCTGGCCGCAGCGGTCGCGCTCGGCCAATCAATCGCGAGCACAGTGCAGACAGTGCTCGCGATCTGGCTGCTGCACCGCAAGATCGGCGGACTGCAGATCGGATCCTGGATGCTGTCGATCGGCCGCTTCGTCCTCGCGGCGATCCCCGCCGCCGCGGCCGGATGGGGAGTGTTCCTCCTGATGGGCGGCGACGAGGGGTGGACGCTTCGGAGCCAGCTGTTCGGCGCCCTCGGAACCTGCATCATCGGCGCCGCTGTGGTGGTCGTCTACATCGGCATCCTGGCCCTCCTCCGGGCGCCGGAGCTCAAGGTCGCGGGCTCCATGCTGCGGCGCTTCCTGCCCGGTCGCTGA
- the trxB gene encoding thioredoxin-disulfide reductase — translation MRQVIIIGSGPAGFTAAIYAARANLKPLLIASTVEVGGELMNTTEVENYPGFPEGIQGPELMAKFQEQAEKFGTEVVYDDVTELDLAGPVKKVTLGSGTVHEAQSLIYATGSAYRKLGIEGEERLSGYGVSWCATCDGFFFREKTIAVVGGGDSAMEEATFLTRFAEKVYVIHRKDSLRASKIMQERAFANEKIEFVWNSEVAEILGGDSVSGVQLRNTVDGTLSDLALDGLFIAIGNDPRTHLVHDKLELTAEGTIWVDGRSSKTSVPGVFAAGDVIDPTYRQAITAAGSGTVAALDAEHFLADFEDASVEFPAAEAAEIITA, via the coding sequence ATGCGTCAGGTCATCATCATCGGTTCCGGTCCTGCCGGATTCACCGCCGCCATCTACGCGGCGCGCGCGAACCTCAAGCCGCTGCTCATCGCGAGCACGGTCGAGGTCGGCGGAGAGCTGATGAACACCACCGAGGTCGAGAACTACCCGGGCTTCCCCGAGGGGATCCAGGGGCCCGAGCTCATGGCGAAGTTCCAGGAGCAGGCCGAGAAGTTCGGTACCGAGGTCGTCTACGACGACGTCACCGAGCTCGATCTCGCCGGCCCCGTCAAGAAGGTCACGCTCGGCAGCGGAACCGTGCACGAGGCCCAGTCGCTCATCTACGCGACGGGATCGGCGTACCGCAAGCTCGGCATCGAGGGCGAAGAGCGCCTCTCCGGCTACGGAGTCTCGTGGTGCGCGACGTGCGACGGCTTCTTCTTCCGTGAGAAGACGATCGCGGTCGTCGGCGGCGGCGACTCGGCGATGGAAGAGGCCACGTTCCTCACCCGCTTCGCCGAGAAGGTCTACGTCATCCACCGCAAGGACTCCCTGCGCGCCTCGAAGATCATGCAGGAGCGCGCCTTCGCGAACGAGAAGATCGAGTTCGTGTGGAACAGCGAGGTCGCCGAGATCCTCGGCGGCGACTCCGTCTCGGGCGTCCAGCTGCGCAACACGGTCGACGGCACGCTCAGCGATCTCGCCCTCGACGGTCTGTTCATCGCGATCGGCAACGACCCGCGCACCCACCTCGTGCACGACAAGCTCGAGCTGACCGCAGAGGGAACGATCTGGGTCGACGGCCGCTCGTCGAAGACCTCGGTTCCCGGGGTGTTCGCCGCGGGTGACGTCATCGACCCAACCTACCGTCAGGCGATCACCGCCGCAGGCTCCGGCACGGTCGCCGCCCTCGACGCCGAGCACTTCCTCGCGGATTTTGAGGATGCTTCCGTCGAGTTCCCGGCTGCGGAAGCCGCCGAGATCATCACCGCCTGA
- the trxA gene encoding thioredoxin, producing MSAKATSQATWEQDVLQAEGPVLVDFWAEWCGPCRMVAPVLDQIQADNPDKITILKLNVDENPQLAMKYQITSIPAMKVFQGGEVKTTIIGAKPKPALEQDLAAFIG from the coding sequence ATGAGTGCAAAGGCTACGAGCCAGGCGACCTGGGAGCAGGACGTTCTGCAGGCCGAAGGTCCCGTCCTCGTGGACTTCTGGGCCGAGTGGTGCGGACCGTGTCGTATGGTCGCCCCCGTTCTGGACCAGATCCAGGCGGACAACCCCGACAAGATCACCATCCTCAAGCTGAACGTGGACGAGAACCCGCAGCTGGCGATGAAGTACCAGATCACCTCCATCCCCGCGATGAAGGTGTTCCAGGGCGGTGAGGTCAAGACGACCATCATCGGCGCCAAGCCGAAGCCGGCCCTCGAGCAGGACCTCGCAGCCTTCATCGGCTGA
- a CDS encoding GrpB family protein encodes MPRMLVAYDPAWADRFAGIAVEIRSLTDADWLIEHIGSTAIPGMRAKPIIDLAIRIRDLEDFEAQLPALEAGGWRRGSAVRTHPVMIRETDGIRSAIAHFFVAEDWDAANQRILRDWLLAHPDDVDRYSHAKCDAVAAAARGRSTYNAAKTPVIQEIVDRARAARGLPPVPVYDK; translated from the coding sequence ATGCCCAGGATGCTCGTCGCCTACGATCCCGCCTGGGCGGATAGGTTCGCCGGCATCGCCGTGGAGATCCGCAGCCTGACGGATGCCGACTGGCTGATCGAGCACATCGGATCGACAGCGATCCCGGGGATGCGGGCGAAGCCCATCATCGATCTGGCCATCAGGATCCGAGACCTCGAGGATTTCGAGGCGCAGCTGCCTGCGCTGGAGGCCGGAGGATGGCGACGGGGGAGTGCGGTGCGCACGCATCCCGTCATGATCCGTGAGACCGACGGCATCCGCAGCGCGATAGCGCACTTCTTCGTCGCCGAGGACTGGGATGCAGCGAACCAGCGCATCCTCAGGGACTGGCTGCTCGCACACCCGGATGACGTGGATCGGTACTCGCACGCGAAGTGCGACGCTGTGGCGGCCGCGGCACGCGGGCGATCGACCTACAACGCCGCGAAGACCCCGGTGATCCAGGAGATCGTCGATCGCGCTCGCGCGGCCCGCGGGCTGCCCCCGGTGCCCGTGTACGACAAGTAG
- a CDS encoding tryptophan synthase subunit alpha, giving the protein MTESVPRRASLEVLRAEASDELAVLIQERLLSGEDPWEFMEELPSVDELVVYLLRADNITANDGVRPNAARHYRVLRQIALEYPELTPAVWGLLDEKQRHRRWDPTVADAS; this is encoded by the coding sequence ATGACCGAGTCCGTTCCCCGTCGCGCCAGCCTGGAAGTGCTGCGAGCAGAGGCGTCGGACGAACTCGCTGTGCTCATTCAGGAGCGTCTTCTCAGCGGAGAGGATCCCTGGGAGTTCATGGAAGAGCTGCCGAGCGTCGACGAGCTCGTTGTGTACCTCTTGCGCGCCGACAACATCACCGCGAACGACGGTGTGCGTCCCAACGCGGCTCGTCACTACCGCGTGCTGCGTCAGATCGCTCTGGAATACCCCGAGCTCACACCGGCCGTGTGGGGGCTGCTCGATGAGAAGCAGCGTCACCGCCGCTGGGACCCCACGGTCGCCGACGCGTCCTGA